A region of Sphingomonas sp. DNA encodes the following proteins:
- a CDS encoding [protein-PII] uridylyltransferase, translated as MATRFSAIPARREIIDRRLIAERIADADRAGVTAILKEALGRGRDEISRRLADKPYAGTETAAAYAFLHDQVLRLAYDHVVTREYPLANPTTAERLMLLAVGGYGRGEMAPFSDVDIGFVTPGKRTGWSESVIESILYLLWDLGLKVGHSARSLDELARAALADHTVRTAILESRYLWGDEALYDEAQTLFWKKAAGSPRAFVKEKLDERDARHKRMGDSRYLVEPNIKEGKGGLRDLHTLFWIGKYVHRVGSVAELVDVGLLSADELRRFQRAERFLWAVRCHLHLVAGRAEERLTFDHQRAIAERMNYADRPGKSSVERFMRHYFLHARTVGDLTGVFLAHLDEKFAARGRRFTLPSLMRRPRRLEGFMLERGRLAVPDEQFFAADPVRLIRMFALADRHGLEIHPNAMRAAAANAKLIDAHIRADPRANALFLDVLTSPRDPETVLRWMNEAEVFGRFIPDFGRVVARMQFDMYHHYTVDEHTIRAIGLLARIDKGELKEDHPLSTRLFNHIASRRVLYVAVLLHDIAKGRGGDHSLLGEQVALALCPRLGLTAAETETVAWLVRWHLLMSATAQKRDLADPQTIQDFVGRVTSLERLRLLYILTVVDIRAVGPGTWNGWKAQLLRTLFDAAEEMLRLGHKQQGRAARVEEVRRALGDRLGWNDARLVAYADRLPDSYWLAEPIEVIDRNARFVAAADRDGPATAPYETGAQPERGATLVTIYTPDRPGLFYRVAGAISLAGGNIIDARIHTTADGMALDNILVQDMAGGPIADHHQRERLERAVGDAVAGQEPSLPRLAARALPLRRAEAFAINPAVFIDNKASSRHTVVEINARDRAALLSELARAFHESKASIRSAHIATYGERAVDVFYVADHDGAKIDAPARLKALEARLLKAAGEGGTTADRRAA; from the coding sequence ATGGCGACGCGCTTTTCCGCCATCCCCGCGCGCCGCGAGATCATCGACCGGCGTCTGATCGCCGAGCGGATCGCGGACGCGGACCGCGCCGGGGTCACCGCGATCCTCAAGGAGGCGCTGGGCCGGGGCCGCGACGAGATCTCCCGGCGGCTGGCGGACAAGCCCTATGCGGGCACCGAGACGGCCGCCGCCTATGCCTTCCTCCACGATCAGGTGCTGCGCCTCGCCTACGATCATGTCGTCACCCGCGAATATCCGCTCGCCAACCCGACCACGGCGGAGCGATTGATGCTGCTCGCGGTCGGCGGCTACGGGCGCGGCGAGATGGCGCCCTTTTCGGACGTCGACATCGGCTTCGTCACACCGGGCAAGCGGACCGGCTGGAGCGAATCGGTCATCGAATCGATCCTCTACCTGCTCTGGGACCTGGGCCTGAAGGTCGGCCATTCGGCGCGCAGTCTCGACGAGCTGGCCCGCGCCGCTTTGGCTGACCATACCGTGCGCACCGCGATCCTCGAATCCCGCTATCTGTGGGGCGACGAGGCGCTGTACGACGAGGCGCAGACCCTGTTCTGGAAGAAGGCGGCGGGCAGTCCGCGTGCCTTCGTCAAGGAGAAGCTGGACGAGCGCGACGCGCGCCACAAGCGGATGGGGGACAGCCGCTACCTGGTCGAGCCCAATATTAAGGAGGGCAAAGGCGGGCTGCGCGATCTCCACACGCTCTTCTGGATCGGCAAATATGTCCACCGCGTCGGCTCGGTCGCGGAACTGGTCGATGTCGGCCTGCTCTCCGCCGACGAGCTGCGGCGCTTTCAGCGCGCGGAGCGATTCCTCTGGGCGGTGCGCTGCCACCTCCATCTCGTCGCGGGACGGGCCGAGGAACGCCTCACCTTCGATCACCAGCGCGCCATCGCCGAGCGGATGAACTATGCCGACCGGCCCGGAAAATCCTCGGTCGAGCGCTTCATGCGCCACTATTTCCTGCACGCGCGCACGGTGGGCGATCTGACCGGCGTCTTCCTCGCCCATCTCGACGAGAAGTTCGCCGCGCGCGGCCGCCGCTTCACTTTGCCGAGCCTGATGCGCCGACCGCGCCGGCTGGAGGGCTTCATGCTGGAACGGGGCCGCCTGGCGGTCCCCGACGAGCAATTCTTCGCCGCCGATCCGGTGCGGCTCATCCGGATGTTCGCGCTGGCCGACCGGCACGGGCTGGAAATCCATCCCAATGCGATGCGCGCCGCGGCGGCCAACGCCAAGCTGATCGACGCGCATATCCGCGCCGACCCCCGCGCCAACGCGCTGTTCCTCGACGTGCTCACCAGCCCGCGCGATCCCGAGACGGTGCTGCGCTGGATGAACGAGGCAGAAGTGTTCGGCCGCTTCATTCCCGATTTCGGCCGGGTCGTCGCGCGCATGCAGTTCGACATGTATCACCATTATACGGTGGACGAACACACGATCCGGGCGATCGGCCTGCTCGCACGGATCGATAAAGGCGAACTGAAGGAGGATCACCCGCTCTCCACCCGGCTATTCAACCACATCGCCTCGCGCCGCGTCCTCTATGTCGCCGTGCTGCTGCACGATATCGCCAAGGGGCGCGGCGGCGATCACAGCCTGCTTGGCGAACAGGTCGCGCTGGCGCTCTGCCCGCGCCTGGGCCTGACGGCGGCGGAAACCGAAACCGTTGCCTGGCTGGTGCGCTGGCACCTCCTGATGTCGGCGACTGCGCAGAAGCGCGATCTCGCCGACCCCCAGACGATCCAGGATTTCGTCGGGCGCGTGACCAGCCTGGAACGGCTGCGATTGCTCTATATCCTCACCGTGGTCGACATCCGCGCCGTGGGGCCCGGAACCTGGAACGGCTGGAAGGCGCAGCTGCTGCGCACCCTGTTCGACGCCGCCGAGGAGATGCTCCGGCTCGGCCACAAGCAGCAGGGGCGGGCGGCGCGGGTGGAGGAAGTGCGCCGCGCGCTGGGCGACCGGCTGGGCTGGAACGATGCGCGGCTCGTCGCGTATGCCGACCGACTGCCCGACAGCTACTGGCTGGCCGAACCGATCGAGGTGATCGATCGCAATGCGCGCTTCGTCGCGGCGGCGGATAGGGACGGGCCGGCGACGGCGCCCTACGAGACTGGCGCACAGCCGGAACGCGGCGCGACGCTGGTGACGATCTATACGCCCGACCGGCCCGGCCTGTTCTATCGCGTCGCCGGCGCGATCAGCCTGGCGGGCGGCAACATCATCGACGCGCGCATCCACACCACGGCGGACGGCATGGCGCTCGACAATATCCTTGTCCAGGACATGGCGGGCGGTCCGATCGCCGATCACCATCAGCGCGAGCGGCTGGAGCGCGCGGTCGGCGATGCCGTGGCGGGGCAGGAGCCGTCATTGCCGCGCCTCGCCGCGCGGGCGCTCCCGCTGCGCCGGGCCGAGGCGTTCGCGATCAATCCGGCGGTGTTCATCGACAACAAGGCCTCGAGCCGCCACACCGTCGTCGAGATCAATGCCCGCGACCGCGCCGCCTTGCTGAGCGAGCTGGCGCGCGCCTTCCATGAATCGAAGGCATCGATCCGCAGCGCCCATATCGCCACTTATGGTGAGCGCGCCGTCGACGTCTTCTATGTTGCCGACCATGACGGTGCGAAAATCGACGCGCCGGCCAGGCTGAAGGCGCTGGAAGCCCGGCTGCTCAAGGCCGCCGGGGAGGGCGGAACGACGGCGGACCGCAGGGCGGCCTGA
- a CDS encoding TonB-dependent receptor, translating into MSKTFWLLSAGFAALAAPAHAQDQEAAADASAQEGAVNTQAEIVITAQGRRQVLQDVPLAVSAVGGQALANTGASDIRQLNQLAPSLLVSSTGTEANGSARIRGIGTVGDNPGLESSVAVFIDGVYRSRSGIGLNELGEVDRVEVMRGPQGTLFGRNASAGLIHVITRRPEFEFGGYAELTYGNYDYARAAGAVTGPIGENTAFRIDAIYARRDGFYDVVNAGGATESTVNDRDRLFVRGQLLFEPSDAISIRLIGDYTRRDESCCGAVYVGLSETFDPTPGAPGDFSTAPSNRIIDVLTSLGGVIPSAGDPYNRRIAITPGLTYEGSTRDWGLSGQIDWDLGGATLTAITAYRSYRSEQPGDVDYTNVDILFRADDGNAFRRFRTFTQELRLQGSAFNGALDWLVGGYFASEDLSLRDNLRFGAQYGAFAACRLVATINAASVLRDPAAPGCMSPAGRATLTGAFGALAPLFLGGLDRLSTVNSVGDSNANYFQESTNWALFTHNIFNITDNLSLTIGLRYTSEKKEFSANFNNTNTICPIQQAAFSPFLPGGANAGLIPATAAPLVAGLVNLTCQGNSSSALNALNLSDERDEDEFTGTGVLSYRPTSDLLLYASYSRGYKAGGFNLDRSALGSPIFAPSDPRNVGGRGAAFGTGNLQFDPEIVNAFELGMKWTRRRFILNVAAFHQLFDNFQLNTFNGSVFLVQNINGCGADLGGTDSDASNATGACPADQVRAGVVSTGIEVEAAIYPRRDLQLTAGFTYANTRYRNDLVGRDTGAPLDSALFLLPGDNLSNAPQVVVTSSLTWTPSLGSSGLSALVYIDARLTSDYNTGSDLFPEKEQDSFALFNARLGIRGPGQRWAVELWAQNLFNQEYQQVAFNAPFQGSNSVAQVRSFGATQGFGTANQLFASFLAEPRTFGITGRFRF; encoded by the coding sequence ATGTCCAAGACCTTCTGGCTGCTGTCCGCCGGTTTCGCCGCGCTCGCCGCGCCGGCTCATGCGCAGGATCAGGAAGCGGCCGCCGACGCCAGCGCGCAGGAAGGCGCCGTCAACACCCAGGCGGAGATCGTCATCACCGCCCAGGGTCGCCGCCAGGTCCTCCAGGATGTGCCGCTTGCCGTGTCCGCGGTCGGCGGCCAGGCGCTGGCCAATACTGGCGCCAGCGACATCCGCCAGCTCAACCAGCTCGCGCCGTCGCTGCTCGTCTCCTCGACCGGCACCGAAGCGAACGGTTCGGCCCGCATCCGCGGCATCGGCACGGTCGGTGACAATCCGGGTCTCGAAAGCTCGGTCGCGGTGTTCATCGACGGCGTCTATCGCTCGCGCTCGGGCATCGGCCTTAACGAGCTGGGCGAGGTCGATCGCGTCGAAGTCATGCGCGGGCCGCAGGGCACCTTGTTCGGCCGCAACGCTTCGGCCGGCCTCATCCATGTCATCACCCGCCGTCCCGAGTTCGAGTTCGGCGGCTATGCCGAACTTACCTACGGCAATTACGACTATGCCCGCGCCGCCGGCGCGGTGACCGGCCCGATCGGCGAGAACACCGCTTTTCGTATCGATGCGATTTACGCGCGTCGCGACGGCTTCTACGATGTCGTCAACGCCGGCGGCGCGACCGAAAGCACGGTGAACGACCGCGATCGCCTGTTCGTGCGCGGCCAATTGCTGTTCGAGCCCAGCGACGCGATCTCGATCCGGCTGATCGGCGATTACACCCGCCGCGACGAATCCTGCTGCGGTGCCGTCTATGTCGGGCTGTCCGAGACATTCGATCCGACGCCCGGCGCGCCCGGCGACTTCTCCACCGCGCCGAGCAACCGGATCATCGACGTCCTGACCAGCCTGGGCGGCGTCATTCCGTCCGCCGGCGATCCCTATAATCGCCGGATCGCGATCACGCCCGGCCTAACTTATGAGGGCAGCACCCGCGATTGGGGCCTCTCAGGCCAGATCGACTGGGATCTGGGCGGCGCGACCCTGACCGCGATCACCGCCTATCGCAGCTACCGGTCCGAGCAGCCGGGCGATGTCGACTACACCAATGTCGACATCCTGTTCCGCGCCGACGACGGCAACGCCTTCCGCCGCTTCCGCACCTTCACGCAGGAGCTGCGGCTGCAGGGATCGGCGTTCAACGGTGCGCTCGACTGGCTGGTCGGTGGCTATTTCGCCAGCGAGGATCTGTCGCTGCGCGACAATCTGCGCTTCGGTGCCCAATATGGTGCTTTCGCCGCCTGCCGCCTCGTCGCGACGATCAACGCCGCTTCGGTGCTGCGCGATCCGGCCGCGCCGGGCTGCATGAGCCCGGCGGGCCGGGCGACGCTGACCGGCGCGTTCGGCGCGCTGGCGCCGCTCTTCCTGGGCGGCCTCGATCGCCTGAGCACGGTCAACAGCGTCGGCGACAGCAACGCCAATTATTTCCAGGAGAGCACCAACTGGGCGCTCTTCACTCACAACATCTTCAACATCACCGACAATCTGAGCCTAACGATCGGCCTTCGCTACACTAGCGAGAAGAAGGAATTTTCAGCCAATTTCAACAACACGAACACAATCTGCCCGATCCAGCAGGCGGCCTTTTCGCCCTTCCTCCCGGGAGGCGCCAACGCCGGCCTGATACCGGCGACCGCGGCACCGCTCGTCGCGGGCCTCGTCAACCTGACGTGCCAGGGCAATTCGTCGAGTGCGCTCAACGCGCTCAACCTGTCCGACGAGCGCGACGAGGACGAGTTCACCGGCACCGGCGTGCTCTCCTACCGGCCGACCAGCGACCTGCTGCTCTATGCCAGCTATTCGCGCGGCTATAAGGCGGGCGGCTTCAATCTCGATCGCTCGGCGCTCGGCTCGCCGATCTTCGCGCCCAGCGATCCGCGCAATGTCGGCGGGCGCGGCGCGGCGTTCGGCACCGGCAATCTCCAGTTCGATCCGGAAATCGTCAACGCGTTCGAGCTGGGCATGAAGTGGACGCGTCGCCGCTTCATCCTGAACGTCGCGGCCTTCCACCAGCTGTTCGACAATTTCCAGCTCAACACGTTCAACGGCTCCGTCTTCCTGGTCCAGAACATCAACGGCTGCGGCGCCGATCTGGGCGGGACGGATTCGGATGCCAGCAATGCCACCGGAGCCTGTCCGGCCGATCAGGTCCGCGCCGGCGTGGTGTCGACCGGCATCGAGGTCGAAGCGGCGATCTATCCGCGCCGCGATCTCCAGCTCACGGCCGGCTTCACTTATGCCAACACCCGCTATCGCAACGACCTGGTCGGACGCGACACCGGGGCGCCGCTGGATTCGGCGCTGTTCCTGCTGCCCGGCGACAATCTGTCGAACGCGCCGCAGGTCGTCGTCACCAGCTCGCTGACGTGGACGCCCTCGCTCGGCTCTTCGGGGCTCAGTGCGCTCGTCTATATCGATGCGCGCCTGACTTCCGATTACAATACCGGGTCCGATCTCTTCCCGGAGAAGGAGCAGGACAGCTTCGCGCTGTTCAATGCACGCCTCGGCATCCGCGGTCCGGGCCAGCGCTGGGCGGTCGAGCTCTGGGCGCAGAACCTGTTCAACCAGGAATATCAGCAGGTCGCGTTCAACGCGCCGTTCCAGGGCAGCAACAGCGTCGCCCAGGTCCGCTCGTTCGGCGCGACCCAGGGCTTCGGCACGGCGAACCAGCTCTTCGCGAGCTTCCTCGCCGAGCCGCGTACGTTCGGCATCACCGGCCGCTTCCGCTTCTAG
- the infC gene encoding translation initiation factor IF-3, whose amino-acid sequence MRRPAAPPLSGPRFNEFISAPKVRVIDENGENLGVLLTAEAIEQAADVGLDLVEVSPNADPPVCKFLDVGKFKYEAQKKANLARKTQKTQEIKEIKMRPNIDDHDYGTKMKKIVEFIGEGDKVKVTLRFRGRELAHGELGMQLLQRVQADVAEIAKIEQHPRMEGRQMLMVLAPK is encoded by the coding sequence ATGCGGCGTCCCGCCGCCCCGCCGCTCAGCGGCCCCCGCTTCAACGAATTCATCTCCGCGCCCAAGGTGCGCGTGATCGATGAGAATGGCGAAAATCTCGGCGTTCTACTGACCGCCGAGGCGATCGAGCAGGCCGCCGATGTCGGCCTCGATCTCGTCGAGGTTTCCCCGAACGCCGATCCGCCGGTGTGCAAGTTCCTCGACGTCGGCAAGTTCAAGTACGAGGCCCAGAAAAAGGCGAACCTCGCCCGCAAGACCCAGAAGACGCAGGAGATCAAGGAGATCAAGATGCGTCCGAACATCGACGACCATGATTATGGGACGAAGATGAAGAAGATCGTCGAGTTCATCGGCGAGGGCGACAAGGTGAAGGTGACGCTGCGCTTCCGCGGCCGCGAACTGGCGCATGGCGAATTGGGCATGCAGCTCCTGCAGCGCGTCCAGGCCGATGTCGCCGAGATCGCCAAGATCGAGCAGCATCCGCGCATGGAAGGGCGCCAGATGCTGATGGTTCTGGCCCCCAAATAA
- the thrS gene encoding threonine--tRNA ligase — translation MTQLLKISLPDGSVREVAPGSTPADVATAIGPGLAKAALAARVNGELRDIGRPFDGDSELALVTARDEADALELARHDFAHVLAEAVQRLFPGTQITFGPATEDGFYYDFAPAPERGPFTEEDLPVIEEEMRRIIRSDTPLVREEWDRERVRNFFVAQGETFKAEWVMELPEDETISMYRTGDWLDLCRGPHLASTGKLDPDAFKLTRVSGAYWRGDQRNPQLSRIYGTGWLNKKQLDAHLVRLEEAARRDHRKLGQEMDLFHLQAEAHGSVFWHPKGYLIWRELEAYMRRAIDGAGYKEVKTPQVMDARQWEQSGHWGKYRENMFVIPDEVPNTEDEGPIVSDDAAWMALKPMNCPAHVLIFRQGIKSYRELPLRFYENGCCHRNEPHGALHGLMRVRQFTQDDAHIFCREDQVSAEVRAFCELADRIYRDFGFSYSIKLALRPENRFGSDEMWDLAEGELRDAVVAAGLATDEYGWEELPGEGAFYAPKLEWHLTDAIGRTWQVGTIQSDRNLPERLDASYVAEDGGRHRPVMLHRAIFGSYERFIGILIEHYAGRFPLWLAPVQAVVATIVSDADDYAREVESVLRAAGIRIEADLRNEKINYKVREHSLAKVPYLLVVGKREADERTVALRPLGADARQEVIGLDALVDRLTAEARAPDLRD, via the coding sequence ATGACGCAATTGCTGAAGATCAGCCTTCCCGACGGATCGGTCCGCGAGGTCGCGCCGGGCTCCACCCCCGCCGACGTGGCGACTGCGATCGGGCCGGGCCTCGCCAAAGCGGCGCTGGCGGCGCGGGTCAATGGCGAGCTGCGCGACATCGGCCGTCCGTTCGACGGCGATAGCGAGCTGGCGCTGGTCACGGCGCGCGACGAGGCGGACGCGCTGGAGCTGGCGCGACACGATTTCGCCCATGTCCTGGCCGAGGCGGTGCAGCGCCTGTTCCCGGGTACGCAGATCACCTTCGGCCCGGCGACCGAGGACGGCTTCTATTACGATTTTGCGCCCGCTCCGGAGCGCGGCCCGTTCACCGAGGAGGACCTGCCGGTCATCGAGGAGGAGATGCGGCGCATCATCCGGTCCGACACGCCGCTGGTGCGCGAGGAATGGGATCGGGAGCGGGTCCGCAATTTCTTCGTCGCGCAGGGCGAGACGTTCAAGGCCGAATGGGTGATGGAGCTGCCCGAGGACGAGACGATCTCCATGTACCGCACCGGCGACTGGCTCGACCTGTGCCGGGGCCCGCATCTCGCCTCCACGGGCAAGCTCGATCCCGACGCCTTCAAGCTGACCCGCGTGTCCGGCGCCTATTGGCGCGGCGACCAACGCAATCCGCAATTGTCGCGCATCTACGGCACGGGCTGGCTCAACAAGAAGCAGCTCGACGCGCATCTCGTCCGGCTCGAGGAGGCGGCCAGGCGCGACCATCGCAAGCTGGGGCAGGAGATGGACCTGTTCCACCTCCAGGCCGAGGCGCATGGCAGCGTCTTCTGGCACCCGAAAGGCTATCTGATCTGGCGCGAGCTGGAGGCCTATATGCGCCGCGCGATCGACGGCGCGGGCTACAAGGAGGTCAAGACGCCGCAGGTGATGGACGCGCGTCAGTGGGAGCAATCCGGCCACTGGGGCAAATATCGCGAGAACATGTTCGTCATCCCCGACGAGGTGCCGAACACGGAGGATGAAGGCCCGATCGTCTCGGACGATGCGGCCTGGATGGCGCTCAAGCCGATGAACTGCCCGGCCCATGTCCTGATCTTCCGCCAGGGCATCAAGTCCTATCGCGAGCTGCCGCTGCGTTTCTACGAGAATGGCTGCTGCCATCGCAACGAGCCGCACGGCGCGCTGCACGGGCTGATGCGGGTGCGCCAGTTCACGCAGGACGACGCCCATATCTTCTGCCGCGAGGATCAGGTGTCGGCTGAAGTCCGCGCCTTTTGCGAGCTCGCCGACCGCATCTACAGGGATTTCGGCTTCAGCTATTCGATCAAGCTGGCGCTGCGCCCCGAAAACCGCTTCGGCAGCGACGAGATGTGGGACCTGGCCGAAGGCGAGCTGCGCGACGCCGTCGTCGCGGCGGGTCTCGCCACGGACGAATATGGCTGGGAGGAATTGCCGGGCGAAGGCGCCTTCTACGCGCCGAAGCTCGAATGGCATCTCACCGACGCGATCGGCCGCACCTGGCAGGTCGGCACGATCCAGTCGGACCGTAACCTGCCCGAGCGACTCGACGCCTCCTATGTCGCCGAGGATGGCGGGCGGCACCGGCCGGTGATGCTGCACCGCGCGATCTTCGGCTCCTACGAGCGGTTCATCGGCATCCTGATCGAGCATTATGCCGGCCGGTTCCCGCTCTGGCTGGCGCCGGTCCAGGCGGTGGTGGCGACGATCGTGTCCGACGCCGACGATTATGCCCGCGAGGTCGAATCCGTGCTGCGCGCGGCGGGAATTCGGATCGAGGCGGACCTCAGGAACGAGAAGATCAATTACAAGGTGCGCGAGCACAGCCTGGCCAAGGTTCCCTACCTGCTGGTCGTCGGCAAGCGCGAGGCCGACGAGCGCACCGTCGCGCTGCGCCCGCTCGGCGCCGATGCGCGACAGGAGGTGATCGGCCTCGACGCGCTGGTCGATCGTCTCACGGCCGAGGCGCGGGCGCCGGATCTGCGGGACTGA
- a CDS encoding helix-turn-helix transcriptional regulator yields MKNRLRVLRAEREWSQGDLAERLGVSRQSVNAIETGKYDPSLPLAFRIADLFELRIEEVFENPAKEPA; encoded by the coding sequence GTGAAGAACCGCCTGCGCGTCCTGCGCGCCGAGAGGGAATGGAGCCAGGGCGATCTCGCCGAGCGGCTCGGCGTCTCGCGCCAGAGCGTCAATGCGATCGAAACCGGGAAATACGATCCGTCTTTGCCGCTCGCCTTCCGCATCGCCGATTTGTTCGAGCTCAGGATCGAAGAGGTGTTCGAAAATCCCGCCAAGGAGCCCGCCTGA
- a CDS encoding alpha/beta hydrolase yields the protein MRINFSDNSTSAAQRLAHHHRAGRGPTIVFLPGYMSDMEGTKALALDAWAEAEGRAMLRFDYTGCGASPGEFEEQTLAQWRDDVLAMIDEVAGGPVVLVGSSMGGWLMLLAALARPEQVRGLVGIAAAPDFTGWGFTEEQKLTILRGGRLVEETPYGDQPYVTSRAFWESGESLRLMHAPLTIDCPIRLLHGQEDRDVAWTWAPEIARLARSADVQVTLIKDGDHRLSRPGDLAVLIATVKTLMEQL from the coding sequence ATGAGGATCAATTTCAGCGACAATTCGACCAGCGCCGCTCAGCGGCTGGCCCATCATCACCGTGCCGGGCGCGGGCCGACCATCGTCTTCCTGCCCGGCTACATGTCGGACATGGAAGGGACCAAGGCGCTGGCGCTCGATGCCTGGGCCGAGGCCGAGGGGCGGGCAATGCTGCGCTTCGACTATACGGGCTGCGGCGCCAGCCCGGGCGAATTCGAGGAACAGACCCTCGCCCAGTGGCGCGACGACGTGCTGGCGATGATCGACGAAGTGGCGGGCGGGCCGGTCGTGCTGGTCGGCTCGTCGATGGGCGGTTGGCTGATGCTGCTCGCCGCGCTCGCCCGGCCGGAGCAGGTGAGAGGTCTGGTCGGCATTGCCGCCGCGCCGGACTTCACCGGCTGGGGCTTCACCGAGGAGCAGAAGCTCACCATCCTGCGCGGGGGCCGGCTGGTCGAGGAAACGCCTTATGGCGACCAGCCCTATGTCACCAGCCGCGCCTTCTGGGAGAGCGGCGAATCGCTCCGGCTCATGCACGCGCCGCTCACCATCGATTGCCCTATCCGGCTGCTGCACGGACAGGAGGACAGGGACGTAGCCTGGACCTGGGCGCCGGAAATCGCCCGGCTCGCGCGTTCAGCCGACGTGCAGGTGACCTTGATCAAGGACGGCGACCACCGCCTGTCGCGCCCCGGCGATCTCGCTGTGCTGATCGCGACGGTGAAGACGCTGATGGAGCAATTGTGA
- a CDS encoding tetratricopeptide repeat protein yields MASAWRVEGGGLHARQCLGLAYVALERWAPAATVYEQAAREAEAANDTRLADFHVKAGNAWLAASEPTRAVQALDAALAAPHLSDELRGEVHLDRARALVALGSVAGARTDLDEGLRLVPSDPFAWYLSAALARRQGDAARARTDITRALEMAADHPDIVLLAGTIAGEAGDMTEAERLYRRVAEGAPDSEAGRIARASLDTLREVEVDAPRPAPAPQPR; encoded by the coding sequence ATGGCGAGCGCATGGCGGGTGGAGGGCGGCGGCCTGCATGCCCGCCAGTGCCTGGGCCTCGCTTATGTCGCGCTGGAGCGCTGGGCGCCGGCGGCGACAGTCTACGAGCAGGCCGCGCGCGAGGCCGAAGCGGCAAACGATACCCGCCTCGCCGATTTCCATGTGAAGGCCGGCAATGCCTGGCTCGCGGCCAGCGAGCCGACCCGCGCCGTGCAGGCGCTCGATGCCGCACTCGCCGCGCCGCACCTCAGCGACGAGTTGCGCGGCGAGGTCCATCTCGATCGGGCCCGGGCCCTCGTCGCGCTCGGCAGTGTCGCCGGCGCGCGAACCGATCTCGATGAAGGGCTGCGGCTGGTGCCGTCCGATCCCTTCGCTTGGTACCTTTCCGCCGCGCTCGCCCGGCGTCAGGGCGATGCTGCCCGCGCGCGGACCGACATCACCCGCGCGCTGGAGATGGCCGCCGACCATCCCGACATCGTCCTGCTCGCCGGCACGATCGCGGGCGAGGCGGGCGACATGACCGAGGCGGAACGCCTCTACCGGCGGGTCGCCGAGGGCGCGCCCGACAGCGAGGCCGGTCGCATCGCCCGGGCCAGTTTGGATACCCTGCGTGAGGTCGAAGTCGATGCGCCCCGCCCCGCGCCCGCGCCTCAACCCAGATAG
- a CDS encoding SIMPL domain-containing protein: MSEGIQDKQQRATILIAVLILAASIIAGGYLLGDGLKRARMADRAVTMRGLAERDVTANLATWTINLSANGTELAAVQGKIEEDTRRIRDFFRAAGFPDEAVSDAGGSVSSYYSSERGANIVTVGRRLQFRSEDVARAQRAYARQFELIRAGVGLQEGSGMQYIFTRLNDIKPEMIAEATRNAREGAEQFAEDSGTSVGGIRSATQGYFSIGPRDGDVSEEGYGGRDSPNQKVRVVTTIEFYLG; encoded by the coding sequence ATGTCCGAAGGGATCCAAGACAAGCAGCAGCGCGCCACCATCCTGATCGCCGTCCTGATCCTTGCCGCCAGCATCATCGCCGGCGGCTATCTGCTCGGCGACGGGCTCAAACGGGCGCGCATGGCCGATCGGGCGGTGACGATGCGTGGGCTGGCCGAGCGCGACGTGACCGCCAATCTCGCCACCTGGACGATCAACCTGTCCGCTAACGGCACCGAGCTCGCCGCCGTGCAGGGCAAGATCGAGGAGGACACCCGCCGCATCCGCGACTTCTTCCGCGCCGCCGGCTTTCCGGACGAGGCGGTGAGCGATGCGGGCGGCTCGGTCAGTTCCTATTACAGCAGCGAGCGGGGCGCGAACATCGTCACGGTCGGCCGCCGCCTCCAGTTCCGTTCCGAGGATGTCGCCCGCGCCCAGCGCGCTTATGCTCGCCAGTTCGAGTTGATCCGCGCGGGCGTCGGGCTGCAGGAGGGGTCGGGGATGCAGTACATCTTCACCCGTCTCAACGATATCAAGCCGGAGATGATCGCCGAAGCGACGCGCAACGCGCGCGAGGGCGCCGAGCAGTTCGCCGAGGATTCGGGCACCAGCGTGGGCGGCATCCGTTCCGCCACTCAGGGCTATTTCTCGATCGGGCCGCGCGACGGCGACGTGTCGGAGGAAGGCTATGGCGGACGGGACTCGCCCAACCAGAAAGTGCGGGTGGTGACGACGATCGAATTCTATCTGGGTTGA